In Leptospira stimsonii, a single window of DNA contains:
- a CDS encoding RidA family protein — MILKKIKKIFNKKVTLWLLPFWTLILDCGFVSHKQHKAIRSSEVYNTWEYGFSQGIVTDSPKTIYLSGIVGWNPKRQLPDPNDFETQTIQIFENLKLLLKSGNATLDDVLRLEVFIVGIDKSKLTTYSRISGQFFNSGHKPASTVIGVEALARESLLIEIQATASVR, encoded by the coding sequence GTGATTCTGAAAAAAATCAAAAAGATATTCAATAAAAAAGTAACCTTGTGGCTACTACCATTCTGGACGCTGATTCTTGACTGCGGTTTTGTCTCTCATAAACAACACAAAGCGATCCGTTCGTCCGAGGTTTACAATACGTGGGAATACGGGTTTTCACAGGGAATCGTTACGGATTCTCCTAAAACGATTTACCTTTCGGGGATCGTCGGCTGGAATCCAAAGAGACAACTGCCTGATCCGAATGATTTTGAAACTCAGACGATTCAAATTTTCGAAAACCTAAAGCTACTATTAAAATCCGGAAATGCAACTCTCGACGATGTCCTACGTTTAGAAGTTTTTATCGTAGGAATCGACAAATCGAAACTAACAACGTATTCGCGAATTTCCGGGCAATTCTTTAATTCGGGACATAAACCGGCGTCGACGGTGATCGGAGTCGAAGCTCTTGCCAGAGAAAGTCTTCTGATTGAAATTCAAGCGACAGCGTCGGTCCGCTGA
- a CDS encoding SRPBCC family protein, translated as MNQKLTLKKTISMDAPISKVWNALIDPEVIKLYLYGTQTISDWKVGSPIVFTGVWENQTYRDHGTILKLEKEKIFQYDYWSTFSGIPDLPENYSTITMELSVDGTSTTLSLTQENFPTEMSYEHSNSGWEHSLKILKEYLEK; from the coding sequence ATGAATCAAAAATTAACGTTGAAGAAAACAATTTCGATGGATGCGCCGATATCCAAGGTTTGGAACGCGTTGATCGATCCGGAAGTGATCAAACTCTATCTTTATGGAACCCAGACGATCTCCGATTGGAAAGTCGGAAGTCCGATCGTTTTTACCGGCGTTTGGGAGAATCAGACTTACAGAGATCACGGAACGATTTTGAAGCTTGAAAAAGAGAAAATTTTTCAGTACGACTACTGGAGCACTTTTTCGGGGATTCCGGATCTTCCGGAAAACTATTCAACGATCACGATGGAGCTGAGTGTGGACGGAACTTCGACTACTCTCTCACTGACCCAGGAAAATTTTCCCACGGAGATGTCGTATGAACATTCGAATTCAGGTTGGGAACATTCCTTGAAGATTCTAAAAGAATACCTGGAGAAATGA
- a CDS encoding SPFH domain-containing protein, translating to MNYIQFDSMTHVILYKNGKVSKEGRGLSFFYFAPTSSISAIPLGSNDLPFIFNESTNDYQTVSIQGQITYKISNPKSLSELLDFTVDAKGTYKKNEIEKLNQRIINYAQTSTSSYIHGIGLKDSIRSAKTIETQILQGLQTSPAISTLGIEILNVNILAIRPNPEMERALETETREKLQQEADQAIYERRNFAVEQERKIKESELNTEIAVEEKKKQISEKQMEAKIMEADNKRKLREMQIQADIAIEEQRKKFIDTKTANQRKEAEAQGFVTETTLKPFRDIDWRTLVALNNNPDPRFNIALAFRQLAENAEKIGNLNISPDLLENLLQEKKDSKK from the coding sequence ATGAATTATATACAATTCGATTCGATGACGCACGTAATCCTTTATAAAAACGGAAAGGTTTCAAAGGAAGGAAGAGGGCTCTCCTTTTTTTATTTTGCGCCTACGAGTTCGATTTCGGCGATTCCTCTCGGAAGTAACGATTTACCGTTTATCTTTAACGAATCTACGAACGATTATCAAACGGTTTCGATTCAGGGGCAGATCACTTATAAGATTTCGAATCCGAAGTCATTATCAGAACTTCTGGATTTTACGGTCGATGCAAAGGGCACTTATAAGAAAAACGAAATCGAAAAACTCAATCAACGAATCATAAATTACGCACAGACTTCGACTTCTTCTTACATTCACGGAATCGGCTTAAAGGATTCGATTCGTTCCGCGAAGACGATCGAGACACAAATTCTTCAAGGACTTCAAACTTCTCCGGCGATTTCAACTTTGGGAATCGAGATTCTTAACGTAAATATTCTTGCGATTCGTCCCAACCCGGAGATGGAACGAGCTCTGGAAACCGAAACTAGAGAAAAGCTTCAACAGGAAGCGGACCAAGCGATTTACGAAAGAAGAAACTTTGCCGTAGAACAGGAACGTAAGATTAAGGAAAGCGAACTAAACACTGAAATTGCAGTAGAAGAAAAGAAAAAGCAAATCTCCGAAAAACAGATGGAGGCTAAGATCATGGAAGCCGACAACAAAAGAAAACTCAGAGAGATGCAGATCCAAGCCGATATCGCAATCGAAGAACAAAGAAAAAAATTCATCGATACAAAAACCGCTAATCAAAGAAAGGAAGCCGAAGCCCAAGGGTTCGTAACGGAAACAACTTTGAAACCGTTTCGAGATATCGACTGGAGAACGTTAGTCGCTTTGAATAACAATCCGGACCCTCGCTTTAACATCGCGTTAGCTTTTAGGCAATTGGCGGAAAACGCGGAAAAAATCGGGAATCTCAATATAAGCCCGGATCTTTTGGAGAATCTGCTTCAGGAGAAAAAAGATTCTAAAAAATGA
- a CDS encoding nuclear transport factor 2 family protein, with the protein MKLIKFLTTIFMTTAIFANNEEASLKKQIHEFVKAGDERNTDKLETVLHKDFRLYAFVGNSNQPWEMSREGYLGALKEGKIGGKPRTLTVTSLRSEGNLAYATLVMKSSEMNFVVNQQWIKTDSGWRLLQDLANAQVLKK; encoded by the coding sequence ATGAAACTAATTAAGTTTTTAACGACCATTTTTATGACGACGGCCATTTTCGCCAATAACGAGGAGGCTTCCTTAAAGAAGCAAATTCATGAATTCGTAAAAGCTGGTGATGAAAGAAACACGGATAAATTGGAAACCGTTTTACATAAAGATTTTCGTCTTTATGCTTTTGTCGGAAATTCAAATCAGCCTTGGGAAATGAGTCGCGAAGGTTATCTGGGCGCTCTAAAAGAAGGGAAAATTGGAGGAAAGCCGAGGACTTTGACCGTAACTTCTCTGAGAAGCGAAGGAAATCTTGCATATGCAACTTTGGTCATGAAATCCAGCGAAATGAATTTTGTAGTCAATCAACAATGGATCAAAACGGATTCCGGTTGGAGACTTTTGCAGGATTTGGCGAACGCTCAAGTTTTAAAAAAGTAA
- a CDS encoding NAD(+)/NADH kinase, translated as MSVEYAIIVKNKTRLETLVERFNTKQQAKFYIERLGGKFEDYEIEHEIFQQSLDTIQKRLTKTIKYKIVERIFLPSFLFSEKNLIVTIGQDGLVANTAKYSKGVPIVAVNPDAERYDGVLLPFDPHNFISGVENVMSGHYSSKTVRFAEAKLNDGQRLLAFNDLFIGPSSHTSARYKISYDRNSEEQSSSGIIVSTPAGSTGWLSSIFNMAYGVTGLFEKELKLKRPALKEDQLLFAVREPFQSVRTQIGITAGVLTNNFPLTVESLMPSGGVIFSDGIESDYLKFNSGMIATIGVSKENAILVLRN; from the coding sequence ATGAGCGTTGAATATGCGATCATCGTAAAGAATAAAACTAGGCTCGAAACTCTTGTCGAAAGATTCAATACGAAACAGCAAGCCAAGTTTTATATCGAAAGATTGGGCGGAAAATTTGAAGACTACGAAATCGAACACGAGATCTTCCAACAATCTCTCGATACGATTCAGAAACGGCTTACAAAGACGATCAAATATAAAATCGTTGAAAGAATATTTCTCCCTTCCTTTCTTTTTTCGGAAAAGAATCTCATCGTTACGATCGGACAAGACGGCCTCGTAGCCAATACCGCCAAATACTCGAAGGGCGTTCCGATCGTTGCGGTCAATCCGGACGCGGAAAGATATGACGGGGTATTACTTCCATTTGATCCTCACAATTTTATTTCCGGAGTGGAGAATGTGATGAGCGGTCATTATTCTTCCAAGACCGTAAGATTTGCGGAAGCAAAGCTGAACGACGGGCAGAGATTGCTCGCGTTCAACGACCTTTTTATCGGACCTTCTTCCCATACTTCTGCTCGGTATAAGATTTCTTACGATCGGAATTCGGAGGAACAATCTTCGAGCGGAATCATCGTTTCCACTCCCGCAGGAAGTACCGGATGGTTAAGTTCCATCTTTAATATGGCTTACGGAGTGACCGGTCTTTTCGAAAAGGAATTAAAACTAAAACGCCCCGCCCTCAAAGAGGATCAGCTCTTATTTGCGGTAAGGGAACCCTTCCAGAGCGTTCGAACTCAGATCGGAATCACCGCGGGAGTTCTTACTAACAATTTTCCTCTGACTGTCGAGTCCTTGATGCCTTCGGGCGGAGTAATCTTTAGCGACGGTATCGAATCGGACTATTTAAAATTCAACTCCGGTATGATCGCGACGATCGGAGTTTCGAAAGAGAATGCAATATTAGTTCTGAGGAATTGA
- a CDS encoding acyl-CoA dehydrogenase family protein, whose amino-acid sequence MIISNYFQDNEDLKLVFDELIDWDEIVHAFEHNFEDAEEYKKTGNERLAYAPSNIEEAKEYYKSVLDSLGEIMGEFVAPRSKEMDQIGLKYENGKVTFPKAQEECYNTLRDAGLMPISISRKYGGMGLPATVQSFMCEISARADAAFCLAYGNINIVEIMERYASPEMCEKWIPEIAAGKYSAAMALTEPNYGSDLPNVQTKAVQDANGVWRITGAKRFITHACGYVNAPSVILTLARTGTPESGARGLSFFLVKGSDVHVAGVEHKMGLHCSPTCEVVFENSPGELIGKTGYGLVKYSMGMMNAARLTIATQSLGIASAAYFEAKKYASERIQFGKPIEQIPAVKKMLDRMEREVLATRVLIAETGKAIDLYHWPKEHLIKIEGKTERDANQDETIRRWEKLADLFTPLSKYYASEGCVSIASDALQIHGGSGYTEDYDVARIYRDSRITTIYEGTTQLQVVAAIGGVVSGMSPAGHLRQYGESELAKFSASEDLKKIWTDLESAVSAYKSIQDGNVKDSLAFEVVEICARFVCGMLLERSLKALSGKDLDKRRAISQAYHLDSLATANANLFKLERASKQAVPA is encoded by the coding sequence ATGATCATCAGTAATTACTTTCAGGACAACGAAGATCTCAAACTCGTATTTGATGAGTTGATCGACTGGGATGAAATTGTCCACGCATTCGAACACAACTTCGAAGACGCAGAAGAATACAAAAAGACCGGAAATGAACGATTGGCATACGCTCCTTCCAACATCGAGGAAGCAAAAGAATACTATAAGTCCGTATTGGACTCTTTAGGCGAAATCATGGGAGAATTTGTGGCTCCCAGAAGTAAGGAAATGGATCAGATCGGTCTCAAATACGAGAACGGCAAAGTGACATTCCCGAAAGCGCAGGAAGAATGTTATAACACGTTGAGAGACGCCGGCTTGATGCCTATTTCCATCAGCAGAAAATACGGCGGAATGGGTTTACCTGCCACCGTTCAATCTTTTATGTGCGAGATTTCCGCCCGTGCCGACGCGGCATTCTGTCTTGCGTACGGGAATATCAACATCGTCGAAATTATGGAACGTTATGCGTCACCGGAAATGTGCGAGAAGTGGATTCCTGAAATTGCGGCCGGAAAATACAGCGCGGCCATGGCGTTGACGGAACCGAACTACGGATCCGATCTTCCTAACGTACAAACAAAGGCCGTTCAAGACGCAAACGGAGTCTGGAGAATCACCGGAGCAAAACGTTTTATCACACACGCCTGCGGATATGTCAACGCACCTTCCGTGATTCTTACGTTAGCGAGAACAGGAACGCCGGAAAGCGGTGCAAGAGGACTTTCTTTCTTTTTGGTGAAAGGAAGCGACGTGCATGTCGCCGGAGTGGAACACAAGATGGGACTTCATTGTTCGCCGACTTGCGAAGTTGTTTTTGAAAATTCTCCGGGAGAATTGATCGGAAAAACCGGTTACGGTCTCGTGAAATACTCGATGGGAATGATGAATGCGGCAAGGCTAACGATCGCAACTCAGTCTTTAGGAATTGCGAGCGCGGCTTACTTCGAAGCTAAGAAATACGCGTCCGAAAGAATTCAGTTCGGAAAACCGATCGAACAAATTCCCGCTGTAAAAAAAATGCTGGATCGAATGGAAAGGGAAGTTCTCGCGACGAGAGTTTTGATCGCGGAAACCGGAAAGGCGATCGATCTCTATCACTGGCCGAAGGAACACCTGATCAAGATAGAAGGAAAGACGGAAAGAGACGCCAATCAAGACGAGACGATTCGTCGTTGGGAAAAACTTGCGGATCTTTTTACACCGCTCAGCAAATACTACGCTTCGGAAGGATGTGTTTCGATCGCATCGGATGCGCTTCAGATTCACGGTGGAAGCGGATACACCGAAGACTACGATGTTGCGAGAATCTACAGAGACAGTAGAATCACGACGATCTACGAAGGGACAACACAACTTCAGGTCGTAGCCGCGATTGGCGGTGTAGTCTCGGGAATGTCTCCAGCAGGTCATCTAAGACAATATGGAGAATCCGAACTTGCGAAATTTTCCGCATCGGAGGATCTCAAAAAAATTTGGACTGATTTGGAAAGCGCAGTGTCCGCGTACAAATCGATTCAAGACGGGAATGTAAAAGATTCCTTAGCTTTTGAAGTTGTTGAGATTTGCGCGAGGTTTGTCTGCGGAATGCTATTAGAAAGATCTCTCAAGGCGTTGAGCGGAAAAGACCTCGATAAAAGAAGAGCCATTTCGCAAGCGTATCATCTAGACAGTCTCGCGACTGCGAACGCGAATCTGTTTAAGTTGGAAAGAGCTTCCAAACAAGCGGTTCCCGCATAA
- a CDS encoding PaaI family thioesterase, whose protein sequence is MTKEFRAKNPNYSERVHNIFHQANFINLLEIQIDSIELGALRTFVDIQEKHLQQNGYVHAGVISTLADHSAGGAAGTLVGEKQVVLTLEFKINLLRPGIGKRIRCESKVFYHGATVIVVNSDVYAIHKNREKHIAKATVTMAVVGSQYSGS, encoded by the coding sequence ATGACCAAAGAATTTAGAGCAAAAAATCCAAACTATTCCGAGCGAGTTCACAATATTTTCCATCAGGCCAATTTTATCAATCTCCTCGAAATCCAAATCGATTCAATCGAGTTAGGCGCGTTACGAACGTTCGTGGACATTCAAGAAAAACACCTCCAGCAGAACGGTTATGTTCACGCCGGCGTGATCTCAACTCTCGCCGATCACTCCGCAGGAGGCGCGGCTGGAACGTTAGTCGGCGAGAAACAAGTCGTATTGACGCTGGAATTTAAGATCAATCTTTTGAGACCTGGGATCGGTAAACGGATCCGTTGTGAATCGAAAGTTTTTTATCACGGAGCGACTGTGATCGTCGTCAATTCCGACGTTTACGCAATTCATAAAAATCGCGAAAAACATATCGCGAAAGCAACGGTAACGATGGCGGTGGTTGGCAGTCAGTACAGCGGAAGTTGA
- a CDS encoding 2OG-Fe(II) oxygenase gives MKKNSVVRKSNSKIRIHSKIKKIDWFRVTLELDKNGFAVVPRLLSVSDCKSLIKLYEDSSLYRKTVTMERYRFGSGEYKYFDYPLPDFVQSLRETIYPFLAPIANSWMNELGIETRYPKNISGLQKFCHSNDQTKPTALILKYVKGGFNTLHQDLYGEVYFPFQAALFLNEPDQDYEGGDFVMTQSIPRSQSKAIVLKPKQGDMILFTTNFRPIQGKKGYYRAVMKHGVSEVYSGERHTLGIIFHDATN, from the coding sequence ATGAAAAAGAATTCAGTCGTTCGCAAATCCAATTCGAAAATCCGAATCCATTCTAAGATAAAAAAAATCGATTGGTTCCGGGTTACTCTGGAGCTCGACAAAAATGGGTTTGCAGTCGTCCCAAGATTGCTCTCGGTATCGGATTGTAAAAGTCTAATCAAACTCTACGAGGATTCTTCCTTGTATCGTAAGACGGTTACAATGGAACGTTATCGATTCGGATCGGGAGAATACAAATACTTCGATTATCCTTTGCCCGATTTCGTTCAAAGCCTTCGAGAGACAATCTATCCTTTTTTGGCACCCATCGCAAATTCTTGGATGAACGAATTAGGAATCGAGACGAGGTATCCAAAAAACATTTCGGGTTTGCAAAAATTTTGTCACAGCAACGATCAAACAAAACCGACCGCATTGATTCTAAAATACGTAAAAGGGGGATTCAATACTTTACATCAGGACCTTTACGGAGAAGTTTACTTTCCTTTCCAGGCGGCTCTCTTCTTAAACGAACCGGATCAAGACTACGAAGGAGGAGATTTTGTGATGACACAAAGCATTCCGAGGAGTCAATCGAAAGCGATCGTTCTCAAACCGAAACAAGGCGATATGATTCTCTTTACTACGAACTTCAGACCGATCCAAGGCAAAAAAGGATATTATCGCGCTGTTATGAAACACGGAGTTAGCGAAGTTTATTCCGGAGAACGTCACACATTAGGAATTATTTTTCACGATGCGACAAACTGA
- a CDS encoding SOS response-associated peptidase, which translates to MCNKFAQSARWSQTNAFRFAKSINEVPARYNISFTEGALIILKQGSDYVVEDAMFWLVPSWSQSLKAAFEFTTFNAKSETVFELKSFKESILQSRCIIPCDAIYETQGPAGNKQPYAIRMKDDEPFGMAGIYSRWIDPQTKESLQTFSILTFPANDLFALYHEKKRMPVLLPPERYETWLDKTMNRKEDISKFFQPFPPEKMRAYPVSKQILSRKNRLQGERCLEDISSLEKSESLF; encoded by the coding sequence ATGTGCAACAAATTTGCCCAATCCGCCCGATGGTCGCAAACAAACGCGTTTCGCTTTGCAAAATCGATAAACGAAGTGCCCGCTCGTTATAACATATCTTTTACAGAAGGCGCTTTGATCATACTCAAACAAGGCAGTGATTACGTAGTAGAAGACGCGATGTTTTGGCTGGTTCCTTCCTGGTCTCAGAGTTTAAAGGCCGCATTCGAGTTTACGACGTTCAATGCAAAATCGGAAACAGTGTTCGAGCTTAAGTCATTCAAGGAATCCATTCTTCAGAGTCGCTGTATCATACCCTGCGACGCGATTTACGAAACTCAAGGACCCGCCGGAAACAAACAACCGTATGCGATTCGAATGAAGGACGACGAACCTTTTGGAATGGCGGGAATCTATTCTCGCTGGATCGATCCGCAAACAAAGGAGTCACTTCAGACTTTTTCGATCCTCACTTTTCCGGCGAACGATCTTTTCGCGCTCTATCATGAGAAAAAAAGAATGCCTGTCCTTCTTCCACCCGAACGTTACGAAACATGGCTCGACAAAACGATGAATAGGAAAGAAGACATTTCTAAATTCTTTCAACCATTCCCACCTGAAAAGATGAGAGCATATCCTGTTTCCAAACAAATCCTTTCTCGAAAGAATCGACTCCAGGGAGAACGTTGTCTCGAAGACATCTCTTCGTTGGAAAAATCGGAAAGTCTTTTTTAG
- a CDS encoding TolC family protein translates to MILYTSFAFLNCTDDSSIRTNDGVVEPRLEEVSGVTTERIRKITPEQELSIEDLYAFAVERTERIALKEEAIQQADSQKMAAFASFFPSLSLVYNKFYRVPGPNHQFNPYYTEPSPYTGSSSSSLPPTVGPGTRLLLSIPILNGVSQYTTYKAAGALTKVRMNEARYESGRLYLEIAQAYYNVLQLKEIIRLEEKKTDLVRKTSQERRRLFSLGRITRGDLSGSEADFSRSEASLEDFRYQLKQSEMAMESLVGAGEGGLRLAIPKEVIALPQNLLPEERIAKRYDVIAAKENLKLAELNLTKAWGGHLPSVTLNNYYTIPEHNTTPNKDITMQLSINVPLLSAGTITAGVKQAESAVRQAELQLSQAKRIATDEIRKAYESSLNSARLLNLYSKARNSAEANLSSHRRGFSFKSTSRLELLVSETSFLDSEIAYRKAYYQHSLNTIWYGVAIGELPKLKKSREEDKTGG, encoded by the coding sequence ATGATTCTCTATACGTCGTTCGCGTTCTTGAATTGCACGGACGATTCTTCGATTCGGACCAACGACGGGGTTGTGGAACCAAGGCTGGAAGAAGTCAGCGGTGTAACGACCGAAAGGATAAGAAAAATAACTCCGGAACAGGAATTGAGCATAGAAGACTTATACGCGTTTGCGGTCGAGAGGACGGAGAGAATTGCGCTCAAAGAAGAAGCGATTCAACAAGCGGATTCTCAAAAGATGGCGGCATTTGCATCTTTCTTTCCTTCTTTATCTTTGGTTTATAATAAATTTTACAGAGTTCCCGGACCGAATCATCAATTCAATCCATATTACACGGAACCGAGCCCGTACACCGGATCGTCTTCCAGTAGTTTGCCACCCACGGTAGGACCTGGAACAAGGCTTTTACTATCCATTCCGATCTTAAACGGAGTGAGTCAATACACGACCTATAAGGCGGCTGGCGCTCTTACAAAAGTGAGGATGAACGAAGCCCGTTACGAATCCGGAAGATTGTATCTTGAAATCGCACAAGCATATTATAATGTTCTACAGCTCAAAGAGATCATTCGGTTGGAAGAAAAGAAAACGGATCTTGTACGAAAAACAAGTCAGGAAAGAAGAAGACTTTTTTCCTTGGGAAGGATCACTAGAGGAGATTTAAGCGGGTCCGAAGCGGATTTTTCGAGGTCCGAGGCTTCTCTAGAGGACTTCCGATATCAGCTCAAACAAAGCGAGATGGCGATGGAAAGTCTTGTCGGCGCAGGAGAAGGTGGATTGAGACTTGCCATACCGAAAGAGGTGATTGCCCTTCCTCAAAATCTTCTTCCGGAGGAACGAATCGCAAAACGATACGATGTGATCGCGGCCAAGGAAAACCTAAAATTGGCCGAGCTCAATCTCACAAAGGCTTGGGGAGGACATCTCCCTTCGGTAACGTTGAACAACTATTATACGATCCCGGAACACAATACCACTCCAAACAAAGACATCACGATGCAACTTTCGATCAACGTTCCATTGTTATCCGCTGGAACGATCACGGCCGGGGTCAAACAGGCGGAGTCGGCTGTCAGGCAGGCAGAATTGCAGTTGTCTCAGGCAAAAAGAATCGCGACCGACGAAATTCGTAAAGCCTACGAAAGTTCTCTGAATTCGGCCCGTTTGCTAAATTTATATTCGAAGGCGCGAAATTCAGCGGAAGCCAATCTGAGCAGTCATAGAAGAGGATTTAGTTTTAAATCGACGTCTCGTCTGGAGTTGCTCGTTTCCGAAACTTCTTTTTTAGATTCTGAAATCGCGTATCGAAAGGCTTACTATCAACATTCTCTCAACACGATTTGGTACGGAGTTGCGATCGGGGAACTTCCGAAATTAAAAAAATCGAGAGAAGAGGATAAGACTGGGGGTTAG
- the lfb1 gene encoding LIC10280 family protein: MFRIVSRLFIVAFVFGFISTASAQIGQINPSSISGKYKVSGTNPDGSSYGGSVTITQSNGEYLFSWSVAGQSFTGTGSLDGSTLTVDWGQNDPVIYEVKNGGRLLEGTWAGGSATETLRK; encoded by the coding sequence ATGTTTCGAATCGTATCAAGGCTTTTCATTGTCGCTTTCGTGTTCGGATTTATTTCAACTGCGAGCGCACAAATCGGTCAGATCAATCCGTCTTCGATAAGCGGAAAATACAAGGTAAGTGGAACCAACCCGGACGGTTCCTCTTATGGAGGATCGGTCACGATCACCCAATCCAATGGAGAATACCTTTTTTCTTGGAGCGTTGCCGGGCAGTCGTTTACGGGAACCGGATCCTTGGACGGAAGCACCCTTACTGTTGATTGGGGACAAAATGATCCGGTTATTTACGAAGTGAAGAATGGCGGACGCCTTCTGGAAGGGACGTGGGCCGGCGGAAGCGCCACAGAGACATTGAGAAAATAA
- a CDS encoding MarR family winged helix-turn-helix transcriptional regulator, translating to MQNIVALVTKYSHNRKMVSIKDAYGFLIVRSNRLFRLHFQRFCQRHEIDISQEQWFLLNKIAHNEGLTQGDLTDDLFGDKPNISRMVEKMEQKGWIKRINDSEDHRILRLHLTKKGNATHEKMTSIVGEERSKIYSGLSSKDFKEFERIIGILEKNLLANL from the coding sequence ATGCAAAATATAGTTGCCTTAGTAACTAAATATAGCCATAATCGTAAAATGGTTTCAATAAAAGACGCATACGGATTTTTAATCGTCCGATCCAATCGTTTGTTTCGATTACACTTTCAAAGATTTTGTCAACGACACGAGATCGATATCAGTCAAGAGCAATGGTTTTTGCTAAATAAGATCGCGCACAATGAAGGATTAACCCAGGGCGATTTGACCGATGATTTGTTCGGAGATAAACCGAACATTTCTCGCATGGTGGAAAAGATGGAACAAAAAGGCTGGATAAAAAGGATAAACGATTCCGAAGATCACCGAATTTTGCGTCTTCATCTTACGAAGAAAGGAAATGCGACTCACGAAAAAATGACAAGTATAGTCGGAGAGGAGCGGAGTAAAATCTATTCAGGTTTAAGTTCGAAGGATTTCAAAGAATTTGAAAGAATCATAGGAATCTTAGAGAAAAACCTTTTGGCGAATTTATAG
- a CDS encoding Ada metal-binding domain-containing protein encodes MRQTDTMILHTQIDEKILRKEIRNLNIQYGGNLRLKIYGKLNCSSGKKMKKENRVFFTSRKNAEQNGFRPCGHCMKEEYRIWKNQFFQNGMEARIQGTRSH; translated from the coding sequence ATGCGACAAACTGATACGATGATTCTGCATACGCAAATAGATGAAAAAATACTGAGAAAAGAAATCAGAAATCTTAATATACAGTATGGGGGAAATCTTCGACTGAAAATTTACGGGAAACTCAATTGTAGTTCCGGAAAAAAAATGAAAAAGGAGAATCGAGTCTTTTTTACTTCAAGAAAAAATGCGGAACAAAACGGATTCAGACCCTGTGGACATTGCATGAAAGAAGAATACCGAATTTGGAAGAATCAATTCTTTCAAAACGGAATGGAGGCGAGGATTCAAGGAACGAGAAGTCATTGA